The Triticum aestivum cultivar Chinese Spring chromosome 3A, IWGSC CS RefSeq v2.1, whole genome shotgun sequence genome includes a region encoding these proteins:
- the LOC123060332 gene encoding pentatricopeptide repeat-containing protein At5g66520-like, whose product MPPLRDEMVAVRRYAELLSRHRGGADARPVARIQAALVTSGLLRRSAELHDALIRALAGSGTPHAALPLYAHLIRAGLLPTPHTLPSFLKSLALSPAVPGARRLALAVHAHAVRLGLTGFLLVNNALIRVHAGLLGRLPDAHLLLRASAAVDASTFNTLITAHARAGRVADARSLFDEMPERNAVSWSAMVNGYVQAGDGREALGVFSQMQAQGVRPDDTVLVGVLAACAQLGALEQGKWVHGYLRANNIRITVFLGTALVDMYAKCGEVQLGMEVFEGMKDKNVLAWTTMIKGLAMHGRGSDSLTLFSQMESSGVKPDDIAFIGALCACTHTGLVDKGRELFNSMVSNYGIKPKIEHYGCMVDLLARNGLLSEARDMVEKMPMKPDALIWGALMAGCRFHKNVELAEYVIKHWIELEPDKSGAYVLLGNIYSASGRHASAREIRHLMREKGVEKTPGCSNVEIKGVIHQFIVGDLSHPRIKDILTKWYEIDSRIRLEEGYMPDKKEVLLDIEEEEMEGALSRHSEKLAIAFALISTDDYMPIRIVKNLRVCQDCHHVTKLISKIYGREIIVRDRTRFHLFKDGTCSCKDYW is encoded by the coding sequence ATGCCACCACTACGTGATGAGATGGTGGCCGTCCGGCGGTACGCGGAGCTGCTGTCGCGGCACCGCGGCGGCGCGGACGCGCGGCCGGTCGCGCGGATCCAGGCGGCCCTGGTCACGTCGGGCCTGCTCCGGCGCAGCGCGGAGCTCCACGACGCGCTCATCCGGGCGCTCGCGGGCTCCGGGACGCCGCACGCCGCGCTGCCGCTCTACGCCCACCTCATCCGCGCGGGCCTCCTCCCCACCCCGCACACCCTCCCCTCCTTCCTCAAGTCGCTCGCCCTCTCCCCGGCCGTCCCGGGCGCGCGCCGCCTCGCGCTCGCCGTCCACGCCCACGCCGTCAGGCTCGGCCTCACGGGGTTCCTCCTCGTGAACAACGCGCTCATCCGCGTCCACGCGGGCCTGCTCGGCCGCCTCCCCGACGCGCACCTGCTGCTGCGCGCCTCGGCCGCCGTcgacgcctccacgttcaacacgcTCATCACGGCGCACGCGAGGGCTGGCCGAGTCGCCGACGCCCGCTcgctgttcgacgaaatgcccgagAGGAATGCCGTGTCCTGGAGCGCCATGGTGAATGGGTACGTGCAGGCTGGGGACGGGAGGGAGGCGCTGGGGGTGTTCTCTCAGATGCAGGCCCAAGGTGTCCGCCCGGACGACACGGTTCTCGTCGGGGTGCTTGCCGCGTGCGCGCAGCTGGGGGCTCTGGAGCAGGGGAAGTGGGTGCATGGTTACCTCAGAGCAAACAATATCAGGATCACCGTGTTCCTGGGCACTGCGTTGGTTGATATGTATGCCAAATGTGGTGAGGTGCAGCTTGGAATGGAGGTGTTTGAGGGAATGAAGGACAAGAATGTGCTGGCCTGGACTACCATGATAAAGGGCCTGGCTATGCACGGCCGCGGCTCAGACTCCTTGACACTCTTCTCCCAAATGGAGAGCTCAGGTGTGAAGCCGGATGACATTGCCTTCATTGGTGCTCTCTGTGCGTGCACACACACTGGGTTAGTTGACAAGGGTCGGGAGCTTTTCAATTCCATGGTGAGCAACTATGGTATTAAACCAAAGATTGAGCATTATGGATGCATGGTAGACCTCCTGGCACGGAATGGCTTGCTGAGTGAGGCCAGAGACATGGTTGAGAAAATGCCCATGAAACCGGATGCCTTAATCTGGGGAGCTCTAATGGCTGGCTGTAGGTTTCACAAGAATGTGGAGTTGGCTGAGTATGTTATAAAGCACTGGATTGAACTGGAGCCAGACAAAAGTGGTGCTTATGTACTTTTAGGTAACATATATTCTGCCTCTGGTAGGCATGCGTCCGCGAGGGAAATTAGGCACCTGATGCGTGAGAAGGGAGTTGAGAAGACACCTGGATGTAGCAATGTGGAGATTAAAGGAGTTATCCACCAGTTCATTGTTGGGGATCTGTCTCATCCTCGCATAAAAGATATTTTGACAAAGTGGTATGAGATAGATAGTAGGATAAGGCTGGAGGAAGGTTACATGCCTGACAAGAAAGAAGTTTTGCTTGACATTGAAGAAGAAGAGATGGAAGGTGCACTCAGCCGCCACAGTGAGAAGCTGGCAATTGCATTTGCTTTGATAAGTACAGATGATTATATGCCCATTCGGATTGTCAAGAACCTCAGAGTCTGCCAAGATTGCCATCATGTCACCAAACTTATATCCAAAATATATGGGAGAGAAATTATTGTTAGAGACCGAACACGTTTCCATTTGTTTAAAGATGGCACCTGTTCGTGCAAGGACTATTGGTAG